The Lycium barbarum isolate Lr01 chromosome 12, ASM1917538v2, whole genome shotgun sequence genome includes a region encoding these proteins:
- the LOC132624752 gene encoding uncharacterized protein LOC132624752, translated as MAHYSCIVLHVELLIRISAWSPYESYYEAAGGTRKRRIYGLGSQAQSYYGPNLCVNSGFNASTSAAPSTSQSTPTENMEELVMRLIPTLTDCLLPLFIEKARRVISSPSHHPNTPIDKPSVVTPIVPPLTTANVDDVDPLVSDDDRSPSPMH; from the exons ATGGCTCATTATTCTTGCATTGTTCTGCATGTTGAATTGTTGATAAGGATCTCTGCTTGGTCCCCTTATGAAT CATATTACGAAGCTGCTGGGGGAACAAGGAAGAgaagaatatatggtcttggatctcaAGCACAAAGTTATTATGGGCCGAATCTTTGCGTCAATTCTGGCTTTAATGCTTCAACATCAGCAGCACCTTCAACTTCTCAATCAACACCGacagaaaatatggaggagttAGTGATGCGATTGATTCCTACACTGACTGATTGCTTGCTTCCTTTATTTATTGAGAAGGCACGCAGAGTGATTTCTTCACCATCACATCATCCAAATACTCCTATCGACAAACCATCAGTTGTGACACCTATAGTGCCTCCTCTTACTACTGCTAACGTTGACGATGTTGATCCTTTAGTTTCTGATGATGATCGTAGTCCTTCACCCATGCATTAG